One genomic region from Bradyrhizobium icense encodes:
- a CDS encoding conjugal transfer protein TraG: MYPAKIYVGQITIVLGIVVVSSWGATQWTAAALGFQERLGAPWFLIADYPVYLPWRLFEWWFAYEAYAPEIFEEGGAIAAGGGIAGAMFAVLNSVWRARQNQLVTTYGSARWATPKEIKEAGLYTTKGVFLGRLENNYLRHDGPEHVMCFAPTRSGKGVGLVLPTLLSWTSSAVVHDIKGENWELTSGWRATFSHCLLFNPTDSRSARYNPLLEVRKGAAEVRDVQNIADILVDPEGALERRTHWEKTSHSLLVGVILHVLYAEEQKTLTRVTEILADPAQSFEKTLRIMMATNHLGSEAEPKVHPVVAATARELLNKSENERSGVLSTAVSFLGLYRDPVVSRNTESCDWRIADLVSAEKPVTLYLVVPPSDISRTKPLIRLILNQIGRRLTESLNTKAGKAKQRQLLLMLDEFPALGRLDFFESALAFMAGYGIRAYLIAQSLNQIAKAYGENNAILDNCHVRIAFAANDERTAKRISDALGTATELRAQRNYAGHRLAPWLGHVMVSRQETARPLLTPGEVMQLPPDQAIVLVSGLAPVRASKLRHYEDANFVGRLRSPPQLAAEEYHDRPSARPNDWACQIRNLDLRLATLPFRDLMHAGAEEGGLKQQLPLFEETVPHAEATRFAEERLLDDDADVAADRNQMQRAASASNTIRSAHAVTRDDDDLLPAF, translated from the coding sequence ATGTATCCAGCGAAAATCTATGTCGGTCAGATCACGATCGTACTCGGCATCGTCGTTGTGTCGAGCTGGGGAGCGACGCAATGGACCGCGGCAGCTCTCGGCTTTCAGGAGCGGCTCGGTGCGCCCTGGTTCCTGATTGCCGACTATCCGGTTTATTTGCCCTGGCGGCTGTTCGAATGGTGGTTCGCTTACGAGGCCTACGCTCCGGAAATCTTTGAAGAGGGTGGTGCCATCGCGGCAGGTGGCGGCATCGCAGGCGCAATGTTTGCCGTTCTCAACTCCGTGTGGCGGGCGCGGCAAAATCAGTTGGTGACGACTTACGGCTCGGCACGCTGGGCGACGCCCAAAGAGATCAAGGAGGCCGGCCTCTACACGACCAAGGGCGTCTTTCTTGGACGGCTTGAGAACAATTATCTGCGTCACGATGGCCCGGAGCACGTTATGTGCTTTGCGCCGACCCGCTCGGGCAAGGGCGTGGGGCTTGTGCTGCCAACGCTGTTGTCATGGACCTCCTCGGCGGTGGTGCATGACATCAAGGGTGAAAACTGGGAGCTAACTTCCGGCTGGCGCGCAACTTTCTCGCATTGCCTGTTGTTCAATCCAACCGACTCGAGAAGCGCCCGCTACAATCCGTTGCTGGAGGTCCGCAAGGGCGCTGCGGAAGTTCGGGATGTCCAGAACATCGCCGACATCCTGGTCGACCCAGAAGGCGCGCTGGAACGCCGTACCCATTGGGAAAAGACCAGTCATTCCCTGTTGGTCGGCGTGATCCTTCATGTTCTCTATGCGGAGGAGCAGAAGACCCTCACCCGCGTGACCGAGATCCTGGCCGATCCCGCGCAGTCCTTTGAGAAGACGCTGCGGATCATGATGGCCACAAACCATCTCGGAAGCGAGGCCGAGCCGAAGGTCCATCCCGTGGTTGCCGCCACCGCGCGCGAGCTTCTCAACAAGTCCGAGAACGAGCGCTCGGGCGTGCTGTCGACAGCTGTAAGCTTCCTGGGTCTCTACCGCGACCCCGTTGTCAGCCGGAACACCGAAAGCTGCGATTGGCGCATTGCGGATCTGGTTAGCGCCGAAAAGCCCGTCACGCTTTACCTGGTCGTGCCGCCTTCGGATATCAGCCGCACCAAGCCGCTGATCCGGCTAATCCTCAACCAGATCGGCCGCCGCTTGACCGAATCCTTGAACACGAAAGCAGGCAAAGCCAAGCAGCGCCAGCTTTTGTTGATGCTGGACGAATTCCCCGCGCTCGGCCGGCTCGATTTCTTTGAGAGCGCGCTCGCCTTTATGGCCGGCTATGGCATCCGCGCCTATTTGATCGCCCAGTCGCTCAATCAGATCGCCAAGGCCTATGGCGAGAACAACGCGATCCTGGACAATTGCCACGTCCGCATCGCGTTTGCGGCCAACGACGAGCGCACCGCAAAGCGCATTTCGGACGCGCTCGGCACTGCAACGGAGCTAAGAGCGCAGCGGAACTATGCCGGTCACCGGCTCGCGCCGTGGCTCGGTCACGTCATGGTCAGCCGCCAGGAAACCGCGCGGCCGCTGCTCACTCCCGGCGAGGTGATGCAGTTGCCGCCCGACCAGGCGATCGTACTGGTTTCGGGTCTAGCGCCGGTTCGTGCCTCTAAGCTCCGGCACTATGAGGACGCCAATTTTGTGGGGCGTCTGCGTTCGCCGCCGCAGCTTGCCGCGGAGGAGTATCACGACCGTCCGTCGGCACGTCCTAACGACTGGGCCTGTCAAATCCGCAACCTCGATCTTCGGCTAGCGACCCTGCCGTTCCGCGACCTGATGCACGCGGGAGCTGAGGAAGGCGGCCTCAAGCAGCAGCTGCCGCTGTTTGAAGAAACCGTTCCCCATGCGGAGGCCACGAGGTTCGCCGAGGAGCGCTTGCTCGACGATGACGCAG
- a CDS encoding RES family NAD+ phosphorylase produces MHRFYTAECDPIFFDTSRLGRLNAPDESYGVLYAARETYGAFAETFLRVPGRTLIDASLLRRKAYVRLEITEDLELIRLAGPSLAILGATAEVVHGGLPYDAPQAWSKALFDHPLGADGIAYYARHDDEGLCYAIFDRARSSVREVGRETNLDQDWFWRLARRYKVGLAPG; encoded by the coding sequence GTGCATCGGTTCTACACGGCCGAGTGCGATCCGATCTTTTTCGACACGTCGCGTCTCGGCAGACTGAACGCCCCCGATGAGAGTTACGGTGTTCTCTATGCCGCTCGGGAAACATATGGTGCCTTCGCAGAAACGTTCCTCCGCGTGCCGGGACGAACTCTGATCGATGCCAGCCTGCTCCGGCGCAAAGCATACGTTCGTCTCGAAATTACAGAAGACCTTGAGCTGATCAGGCTCGCTGGCCCCTCGCTTGCGATCCTTGGCGCGACTGCCGAGGTGGTGCATGGTGGGCTGCCTTACGATGCGCCGCAGGCCTGGTCGAAGGCGCTATTCGACCATCCGCTTGGAGCCGACGGCATCGCCTACTATGCCCGTCACGACGACGAAGGCCTTTGCTACGCAATCTTTGATCGCGCGCGGAGCTCGGTCCGCGAAGTCGGCCGGGAGACCAACTTGGATCAGGATTGGTTTTGGCGGCTCGCGCGGCGGTACAAGGTCGGACTGGCGCCGGGCTGA
- a CDS encoding DUF3363 domain-containing protein, with the protein MKDYIAEWRGSVPRRLPYIRLGERRYVVLDGIDGRTHYAEIGSLSAGDEAPVRNTIVELRSRVAEPREIDRTIARIAAAHRGRYSEQLHHEFDRQASGEFVASHVRRLEAMRQEGIVSRLADGSWTVGEDYLDRAMQYESRQRSRNPVRLAVLSWQRLEDLPQAVGATWIDRQLVASTPEALGPSGTGAEVEAAMRARRQWLIEQGLAREQDGKLRYARDLLRTLEARELRQTAAEISARTGLDRFEVKAGDNVSGVYRRMLTLNSGRYALIERSHAFVLVPWRPVLERARGQFVTGSVGGEGISWSIGIKRGIGR; encoded by the coding sequence ATGAAAGACTATATCGCCGAGTGGCGAGGCTCCGTTCCTCGACGTCTTCCGTACATCAGACTCGGCGAGCGTCGCTATGTGGTCCTCGATGGCATCGACGGGCGGACGCATTACGCCGAGATCGGCAGCCTCTCGGCTGGCGATGAGGCGCCTGTCCGGAACACCATCGTGGAACTCAGATCGCGTGTTGCAGAACCGCGGGAGATCGATCGGACCATCGCAAGGATCGCCGCCGCGCATCGCGGACGCTACAGCGAGCAGTTGCACCATGAGTTCGACCGGCAGGCTTCCGGCGAGTTCGTCGCATCGCATGTGCGGCGCCTGGAAGCGATGCGGCAGGAAGGTATCGTCAGCCGGCTCGCCGACGGAAGCTGGACGGTGGGCGAAGACTATCTTGACCGGGCGATGCAGTACGAGAGCCGCCAGCGCTCCCGCAATCCGGTTCGCCTTGCGGTGCTGTCATGGCAGAGGCTCGAGGATCTGCCACAGGCGGTGGGCGCCACCTGGATCGATCGCCAGCTTGTCGCCAGCACCCCCGAGGCGCTTGGGCCGAGCGGAACGGGTGCGGAGGTCGAGGCAGCAATGCGGGCAAGACGGCAATGGCTGATCGAGCAGGGGCTCGCGCGCGAACAGGACGGGAAGCTGCGCTATGCGCGGGACTTGCTCCGAACCCTCGAGGCTCGTGAACTCCGCCAGACCGCTGCGGAGATTTCGGCGCGAACCGGCCTTGATCGTTTCGAGGTCAAAGCGGGCGACAACGTCAGCGGCGTCTACCGGCGCATGCTGACGTTGAACAGCGGCCGGTATGCGCTGATTGAGCGGTCCCACGCGTTTGTGTTGGTGCCTTGGCGGCCGGTTCTCGAGCGGGCGCGCGGGCAGTTCGTCACCGGTAGCGTCGGCGGCGAGGGGATTTCCTGGTCGATCGGAATAAAACGGGGCATCGGACGCTAG